One genomic region from Candidatus Nitrosopumilus koreensis AR1 encodes:
- a CDS encoding NAD(P)/FAD-dependent oxidoreductase, producing the protein MADYDVIVAGGGLAGTITAQAISHYTNQNAKILVVDRNTEFLPGRKSLAGWVCGDACSKEAVDFMANRIKVQWSRPEIEHDVKGVMAFSPDKETAIPFDGAGYMLNRQKLPEIQNERCKKAGIDFEYEINLTGLIYDGQQVVGVQGLDNKTKQPFKKTAKIVIDATGVTSMLRNGLQNSTKVEKRIDRRDLESTGRYIMYFEPGQKDLTEFDPDYCIIHLDQDIAPGGYGWVFPKAENKVNIGLGVEKSLLERRNKRLGKKDNVESLMKEYLNRNAAIKNPKLSEDPEDINNNSGIFQVSVRRQNDCMVSGGYMMVGDSAWMPKPIDAGGIGPALIAGTILGNNVAQALEANDVSEASLWQYNLDFIKEYGYKTAGLELFRRLVQQMTNEQISYGMKHFLGNLDVESISKGEHPDFSGLGKIGMIIRGAMNKTVADGLRYTSKENQWLVEHYNNYPKDPSGFDEWNKTLHQRMDAAFAKVEAFGK; encoded by the coding sequence GTGGCAGATTACGACGTTATAGTTGCAGGTGGAGGTCTTGCAGGTACAATCACAGCACAAGCTATTTCTCACTATACAAATCAAAATGCAAAAATTTTGGTTGTTGATAGAAATACAGAATTTCTCCCAGGTAGAAAATCACTAGCAGGTTGGGTTTGCGGAGACGCATGCTCAAAAGAAGCAGTGGACTTTATGGCTAACAGAATTAAGGTTCAATGGAGCAGACCAGAAATTGAACATGATGTAAAAGGAGTAATGGCATTTTCACCAGACAAAGAAACTGCGATTCCATTTGATGGTGCAGGATACATGTTGAATCGCCAGAAACTCCCAGAGATTCAAAACGAGAGGTGCAAAAAAGCAGGAATTGATTTTGAATATGAGATAAACCTTACAGGTTTAATTTATGATGGACAACAAGTTGTTGGAGTTCAAGGGTTAGATAACAAAACAAAACAACCATTTAAGAAAACAGCAAAAATTGTCATTGACGCTACAGGAGTAACATCCATGCTTAGAAATGGATTACAAAACTCAACCAAGGTGGAAAAAAGAATCGATAGACGTGATTTGGAATCTACTGGAAGATACATTATGTATTTTGAGCCAGGGCAGAAAGATCTAACAGAATTTGATCCTGATTATTGTATAATCCATTTAGATCAAGATATTGCACCAGGCGGATATGGATGGGTATTTCCAAAGGCAGAAAACAAAGTCAACATAGGTTTAGGAGTTGAAAAGTCACTTTTAGAAAGAAGAAACAAGAGATTAGGCAAAAAAGACAATGTTGAATCTTTAATGAAAGAGTATCTGAATAGAAACGCGGCAATTAAAAATCCAAAACTTTCTGAAGATCCAGAAGACATTAACAACAACTCTGGAATATTCCAAGTTTCAGTGAGAAGACAAAATGATTGCATGGTTTCTGGAGGGTACATGATGGTTGGAGATTCTGCATGGATGCCAAAACCAATTGATGCAGGAGGAATTGGCCCAGCATTAATTGCAGGGACAATTTTAGGAAACAACGTTGCACAAGCATTAGAAGCAAATGATGTATCAGAAGCAAGTCTGTGGCAATACAACTTGGACTTTATCAAAGAGTACGGATACAAAACTGCAGGTCTAGAATTGTTTAGAAGACTAGTCCAACAAATGACAAATGAGCAAATCAGTTACGGCATGAAACATTTCTTAGGAAATCTTGATGTCGAATCAATCAGTAAAGGTGAACATCCAGACTTTTCAGGTTTGGGAAAGATTGGAATGATAATTAGAGGTGCAATGAATAAAACAGTTGCAGACGGATTAAGATACACATCAAAAGAAAACCAATGGTTAGTAGAACACTACAACAATTATCCAAAAGATCCATCTGGTTTTGATGAATGGAACAAAACACTGCACCAAAGAATGGATGCAGCATTTGCAAAAGTAGAAGCATTTGGAAAATAG
- a CDS encoding AAA family ATPase — protein sequence MEEVQYLDWNNSIQILNKAYDSGLFVLIIGPKGTGKTSLVRDFAKSKGINLESINFSLRTRESHLVGTKTLTNGTVSFDEGLLIKSMREGSMLYLDEINSAEADVLLRLDEALDDRRQIALKESTGEVVKAKENWFVVATINPLTHSGTKELPPQLLSRFPVRIRLEYPPEEIELEIVKKHVSGEHDSEVTQAIKLANTLRQAAAVEELFYSPSLRETIAFAKLLDGGMAPKEAAKFVFGNVYTQWGDIEYQKVSDIITSMFGN from the coding sequence TTGGAGGAAGTTCAATATCTTGATTGGAACAATTCAATTCAAATCCTCAACAAGGCATATGATTCAGGTCTCTTTGTACTGATTATAGGACCAAAAGGTACGGGAAAAACATCACTGGTCAGAGATTTTGCAAAAAGCAAAGGAATCAATCTAGAATCAATAAATTTTAGCCTCAGAACAAGAGAGAGTCATCTGGTTGGAACCAAAACTCTCACAAATGGAACTGTAAGTTTTGATGAAGGACTCTTGATAAAATCAATGAGAGAAGGAAGTATGCTATACTTGGATGAAATTAATTCTGCAGAGGCAGATGTCTTACTTAGATTAGATGAAGCATTGGATGACAGACGACAAATTGCATTAAAGGAATCAACAGGAGAAGTCGTAAAGGCAAAAGAAAACTGGTTTGTTGTTGCTACAATTAATCCATTGACCCACAGCGGAACAAAAGAGCTACCGCCACAACTGTTGAGCAGATTTCCAGTCAGAATTAGATTGGAATACCCACCTGAAGAAATAGAGTTAGAGATTGTAAAAAAACACGTATCAGGAGAACACGATTCAGAAGTAACCCAGGCAATCAAATTAGCAAATACACTAAGACAAGCAGCAGCTGTTGAAGAGTTATTTTATTCTCCGAGTTTAAGAGAAACAATTGCATTTGCAAAATTATTAGATGGAGGAATGGCCCCAAAAGAGGCAGCAAAGTTTGTGTTTGGAAATGTCTACACACAGTGGGGAGATATAGAATATCAAAAAGTTAGCGACATTATTACCTCAATGTTTGGAAATTAA
- a CDS encoding vWA domain-containing protein, giving the protein MQSVKLQNESLVEIATFLVRRWSERDNIIVEISDKIETKTRLNENKVILTPLEKRIGNDFQKYRQFRTSLWYEAMRIKFCKKILSNDHAFGFILNTMETRRIEELGRKVWKGMDNEIIFNYAYMLVSRPQLHTVYGKARIVEAFYQYFMFGAIKGEIQSSHFERIKKADAFAKKIVSKAIEENHDTKWLEKNVSEIINILEIDSLLTIPGSLPFMKAGMPLSEEELLRVLKIVSKNKESDFGAVDPSAILRGENVIDEYNVLLDEDKKTENKGLMPEAIGVQTPSTRNVDETKIYDMSLINGLKTKFKEWKTGWKEQHLNSGDEFDEENYIEGNEPFFTDIKKSIKTKIVILLDHSSSISADAIEYKKATLALCEVLAYLKVKFAVYAFSTENRSVVCWSIKPDNMKWNNVTAKRLAQIVANGSTPLAEVYDKMFPILQSKRPDIFLTLTDGEPSDPDAVRNMTKSLKGLGISMAALGLGPNTVRATTIANNLRHLGYEKTMAVSRLRDIPNKVIKILNI; this is encoded by the coding sequence ATGCAATCAGTCAAGCTTCAAAATGAATCACTAGTAGAGATTGCCACATTTCTGGTAAGAAGGTGGTCTGAGAGAGACAATATCATTGTAGAGATTTCAGATAAAATTGAAACAAAGACAAGACTAAATGAAAACAAGGTAATCCTGACTCCATTAGAAAAAAGAATAGGAAATGATTTTCAAAAATACAGACAATTTAGAACTTCGTTATGGTATGAAGCAATGAGAATAAAGTTTTGCAAAAAAATTCTCAGCAATGATCACGCATTTGGTTTTATTCTAAACACAATGGAGACCAGACGGATAGAAGAGTTGGGCAGGAAAGTATGGAAAGGAATGGACAATGAAATTATCTTTAATTATGCCTACATGTTGGTTTCTAGACCACAATTACACACAGTTTATGGAAAAGCAAGAATAGTTGAGGCATTTTATCAATACTTTATGTTTGGTGCAATCAAAGGAGAGATTCAATCAAGCCATTTTGAAAGAATAAAAAAAGCAGATGCATTTGCAAAAAAAATTGTCAGCAAAGCAATAGAAGAAAATCACGATACAAAGTGGCTTGAAAAAAATGTCAGTGAGATTATCAATATTCTTGAAATCGATTCACTACTAACAATTCCAGGGTCATTACCATTTATGAAAGCTGGAATGCCACTATCTGAAGAAGAGTTGTTAAGGGTTCTAAAGATAGTTTCTAAAAACAAAGAAAGTGATTTTGGTGCAGTTGATCCGTCTGCAATACTAAGAGGAGAAAATGTGATTGATGAATACAATGTTTTGTTAGATGAAGACAAGAAAACAGAGAACAAGGGATTGATGCCTGAAGCAATCGGAGTGCAAACACCATCTACAAGAAATGTCGATGAAACAAAAATCTACGACATGAGTTTGATTAACGGATTAAAAACAAAATTCAAAGAATGGAAAACAGGTTGGAAAGAACAGCATTTGAATTCAGGTGACGAATTTGATGAGGAAAATTACATAGAAGGAAATGAACCATTCTTTACAGACATAAAAAAATCAATCAAAACCAAAATTGTCATTTTGTTAGATCATTCATCTAGTATTTCCGCAGATGCAATAGAGTACAAAAAAGCCACGTTGGCTCTTTGCGAGGTATTGGCATATCTAAAAGTAAAATTTGCAGTTTATGCATTTAGTACAGAGAACAGATCAGTAGTATGCTGGTCCATAAAACCAGACAACATGAAATGGAATAATGTCACTGCAAAAAGATTGGCACAAATTGTTGCAAACGGTTCAACTCCCCTAGCAGAAGTATACGACAAGATGTTTCCAATCTTGCAATCAAAAAGACCAGACATTTTTTTGACATTAACTGATGGAGAGCCATCAGACCCTGATGCGGTAAGAAACATGACAAAATCACTCAAAGGTCTAGGTATTAGCATGGCAGCACTTGGCCTAGGACCAAACACGGTTAGGGCAACAACTATTGCAAATAATCTAAGACACTTGGGATATGAAAAAACTATGGCAGTAAGCAGACTGCGAGACATTCCAAACAAAGTCATCAAAATTTTAAACATCTGA
- a CDS encoding pyridoxal-phosphate dependent enzyme, which produces MSDTQNYDPALLEKFEQEIWNKIPHVEGDKIVNATPLVDLTQDLKECAKSVFKLNLDDKDFKIYGKFDSELLSGSIKVRAASHIIHEAIKEGKCNGKRVVIEATSGNFGIALGLLSKLGVTVVALVSRKLQEGVFKELRNENIKIMDLDMDICPAPGMENKADEMAAKATAGNIRSQLTEMGFDPQVFDNNLAEIETLLAKQDIINLARYLAEIYDLFCPKQYDNELNIDIHNTVTAPEIDQQLHELGDSLEDYALFCSFGTGGTSGGLSKYMSEKYNKKAVHVVFPPLGQDVAGIRTKSKAEGLTLYNPELYTEHEIDFENAKLILKYMVDKGHDIGESSALELFAALEMAYKGEIKKAVVIIADGIEKYKKNFEMIGKSDVPMRVSLEDAAAVAGDYDNIIWVHTQYTPKEEGIEMIAKSLGVDKSKITVPKASTINNLLSTQQVPEELNKELQGSKGKSLLVCMAGNTSLMTAQVLASKGIVTQSLNGGITNLPEGRGKNPGEYIQVARE; this is translated from the coding sequence TTGTCAGATACCCAAAATTACGATCCTGCATTGCTTGAAAAGTTTGAGCAAGAGATATGGAATAAGATTCCACACGTAGAAGGAGATAAGATCGTAAATGCAACACCGCTAGTTGATCTCACACAAGATTTGAAAGAGTGCGCAAAAAGTGTCTTTAAACTAAACCTTGATGACAAGGATTTCAAAATTTATGGAAAATTTGATTCAGAATTACTTAGCGGCTCAATCAAAGTAAGAGCAGCATCTCATATCATTCATGAGGCAATCAAAGAAGGAAAGTGTAATGGAAAGAGAGTAGTCATAGAGGCCACATCGGGAAACTTTGGAATCGCATTAGGATTATTGTCAAAACTTGGTGTTACTGTAGTTGCACTTGTTTCAAGAAAATTGCAAGAAGGCGTATTCAAAGAACTACGAAATGAGAATATCAAAATTATGGATTTAGACATGGATATTTGTCCAGCTCCTGGAATGGAGAACAAAGCAGATGAGATGGCTGCAAAGGCAACTGCAGGAAATATTCGCTCACAATTAACTGAGATGGGATTTGACCCACAAGTGTTTGACAACAATCTTGCAGAGATTGAAACATTGTTGGCAAAACAAGATATCATTAACTTGGCAAGATATCTTGCAGAGATTTACGATTTGTTTTGTCCAAAACAATACGACAATGAATTAAACATTGACATTCACAATACAGTAACTGCACCTGAGATTGATCAGCAGTTACATGAACTTGGCGACTCTCTAGAAGACTATGCATTGTTTTGCTCTTTTGGTACAGGTGGTACATCAGGTGGTTTGAGCAAGTACATGTCTGAAAAATACAACAAAAAGGCAGTTCATGTAGTATTTCCTCCACTAGGCCAAGATGTTGCAGGAATCAGAACAAAATCAAAAGCAGAGGGCTTGACACTATACAATCCTGAATTATATACAGAGCACGAGATTGATTTTGAAAATGCAAAATTAATTCTCAAGTATATGGTTGACAAGGGACACGACATTGGTGAGAGTAGTGCATTGGAATTGTTTGCAGCACTAGAAATGGCATACAAAGGAGAAATCAAAAAGGCAGTAGTAATTATTGCAGATGGAATTGAAAAGTACAAAAAGAACTTTGAGATGATTGGAAAAAGTGATGTTCCAATGAGAGTTTCATTGGAAGATGCAGCAGCTGTTGCAGGAGATTATGACAATATTATTTGGGTTCACACACAATACACACCCAAAGAAGAAGGAATAGAGATGATTGCAAAATCATTAGGTGTGGATAAATCAAAGATTACTGTGCCAAAAGCATCTACCATTAACAATCTATTATCAACCCAACAAGTTCCAGAAGAATTAAACAAAGAACTGCAAGGGTCTAAAGGAAAATCATTGCTAGTATGTATGGCAGGAAATACGTCACTTATGACTGCACAAGTGTTGGCCAGTAAGGGAATAGTTACCCAAAGTTTGAATGGGGGAATAACAAACTTGCCTGAAGGAAGGGGTAAAAATCCTGGAGAATATATCCAAGTAGCTAGAGAATAA
- a CDS encoding ASCH domain-containing protein yields MSQPFADLIILGKKTIELRKWNTNFRGELLIHSPLKIRTEDCKRLKINKKFVTGAIVGKVELYDVKKYDSQKQVKLDQKFHFASKNFHDRTFGFLLKNAKVFRIPIPYKGQLGLFEVDLPKTRIKKKEIVTDIIDEEYRYQWIGHH; encoded by the coding sequence GTGTCACAACCATTTGCTGATTTAATTATTTTAGGAAAAAAGACAATTGAGTTACGAAAATGGAATACAAATTTTCGCGGCGAACTATTAATACATTCACCATTAAAAATTAGAACAGAGGATTGCAAAAGACTAAAAATTAACAAAAAATTTGTCACAGGTGCAATAGTTGGCAAAGTGGAATTGTATGATGTAAAAAAATACGATTCACAAAAACAGGTTAAACTAGATCAAAAATTTCATTTTGCATCAAAAAACTTTCATGACAGAACTTTTGGATTTTTGTTAAAAAACGCAAAAGTGTTTAGAATTCCAATTCCATACAAAGGACAACTAGGGTTGTTTGAAGTAGACTTGCCCAAAACAAGGATCAAAAAAAAGGAGATTGTAACTGATATTATTGATGAAGAGTATCGGTACCAATGGATTGGGCACCATTAA
- a CDS encoding TATA-box-binding protein, translated as MPQTKPIVSVENVVASASVDQKIDLNEITEKFPDTEYHPEQFPGLVFRLKSPRTATLIFRTGKMVCTGAKSEEMAIKAVNTVVQKLRKGKIKIKNDAVITVQNIVAAINLGGKIHLEKAARTLPRSMYEPEQFPGLIHRMLDPKTVILLFASGKLVCTGAKKESDVYRSVHNLHSVLEEKNLMIYDQ; from the coding sequence ATGCCTCAAACAAAGCCAATTGTAAGTGTTGAAAATGTTGTTGCATCTGCATCAGTTGATCAAAAAATTGACCTTAACGAAATTACAGAAAAGTTTCCAGATACTGAATATCATCCAGAACAATTTCCAGGACTAGTCTTTAGACTAAAGAGTCCTAGAACTGCAACACTAATTTTTAGAACTGGAAAAATGGTGTGTACTGGAGCTAAATCCGAAGAGATGGCAATCAAAGCTGTAAACACTGTTGTTCAAAAATTAAGAAAAGGTAAAATCAAAATTAAAAATGATGCAGTAATTACTGTCCAAAACATTGTTGCAGCAATCAATCTAGGTGGAAAAATACATCTAGAAAAAGCTGCAAGAACATTACCAAGAAGCATGTATGAGCCAGAACAGTTCCCAGGACTTATTCACAGAATGCTTGATCCAAAAACAGTAATTCTGTTGTTTGCATCAGGAAAATTGGTATGTACTGGAGCTAAAAAAGAATCAGATGTATATCGTTCTGTTCATAACCTACATTCAGTCTTGGAAGAGAAAAATCTAATGATTTATGATCAATAG
- a CDS encoding P-II family nitrogen regulator: MKRIEATVQADKAGAVSDAIKDVVGGFTIVEGNGRGSGKRQQMRSGRGTGSFTAEFNKVATVVTIVDDSEVEKVSSAIADAAYTGKGGDGIITVTNVESALNIASKKTGSEAL, encoded by the coding sequence ATGAAACGAATTGAGGCAACGGTTCAAGCAGATAAGGCCGGTGCAGTTTCTGATGCAATAAAAGACGTTGTCGGAGGATTCACTATCGTAGAGGGAAATGGTAGAGGTTCTGGAAAAAGACAGCAGATGAGATCAGGAAGAGGCACAGGTTCATTCACTGCAGAATTTAACAAAGTTGCAACAGTAGTAACAATAGTAGATGACTCAGAAGTAGAGAAAGTGTCTTCAGCAATAGCTGATGCAGCTTATACAGGAAAGGGTGGAGATGGAATAATCACAGTCACCAATGTAGAAAGTGCTCTAAACATAGCATCTAAAAAGACGGGTTCAGAAGCCCTCTAA
- a CDS encoding Lrp/AsnC family transcriptional regulator, whose product MATAYVLINCELGSEEAVISELKSIEGVIEVHGTFGAYDILAKVESGQVEALRETITWKIRKIPKIRSTLTLMGIEGQQ is encoded by the coding sequence TTGGCAACAGCTTATGTTCTCATAAACTGTGAGCTAGGTTCTGAAGAAGCTGTGATATCAGAACTAAAATCTATTGAAGGTGTTATTGAAGTCCATGGCACATTTGGTGCATATGATATTCTGGCAAAAGTTGAATCTGGTCAAGTAGAAGCATTACGAGAAACCATTACTTGGAAGATAAGAAAAATTCCGAAAATTAGATCAACACTAACTCTAATGGGAATTGAAGGACAACAATAA
- the dusB gene encoding tRNA dihydrouridine synthase DusB, with translation MLPKFSSRAFLAPMAGVSDPALRLQCKRMGAGLVVTEFTNIHSIIAKEKQFKENMKTIQEFIEFSEQERPISVQLFGSDLVALEKAATIVEPYFDIIDYNMGCPAPHITQQMAGGALLQETNLTQQIFQTLVSAVKKPVTLKIRSGVTDASKFLFREIAGIAEDEGIKMITLHPRTVSQGYSGNADWQLIKELKEISGIPIVGNGDISTPEDAKTMLDETNCDYVMIGRGAMGNPFLFEQINDYLKTNSYKEYSFKDRLDSFFDYLHLTIQYKIKFSNIKSQAMRFTKGMRGGSKLRSKITFSKNLEELEKIMNEAYFIS, from the coding sequence ATGCTTCCCAAATTTTCAAGTAGGGCCTTTTTAGCTCCTATGGCAGGTGTAAGTGATCCTGCATTAAGACTACAATGCAAGAGAATGGGTGCTGGACTAGTTGTAACTGAATTTACTAATATTCATAGTATTATTGCAAAAGAAAAACAATTCAAAGAAAACATGAAAACAATTCAAGAGTTTATTGAGTTTTCCGAACAAGAACGACCCATATCTGTTCAATTATTTGGATCTGATCTTGTTGCATTAGAAAAAGCAGCAACAATAGTGGAACCTTATTTTGATATTATTGATTATAACATGGGGTGTCCTGCACCACACATTACACAACAAATGGCAGGTGGTGCACTTTTACAAGAAACAAATCTGACACAACAAATTTTTCAAACTCTTGTCAGTGCTGTAAAAAAACCTGTAACACTAAAAATTCGTTCTGGCGTAACAGATGCAAGTAAATTTCTTTTTCGAGAAATTGCTGGAATTGCAGAAGATGAAGGAATTAAAATGATAACTCTTCATCCTAGGACTGTTAGTCAAGGATATTCTGGAAATGCAGATTGGCAATTAATCAAGGAACTAAAAGAAATATCTGGCATACCTATAGTTGGAAATGGTGATATTTCCACCCCTGAGGATGCCAAAACAATGCTTGATGAAACAAATTGTGACTATGTCATGATTGGACGTGGTGCTATGGGTAATCCTTTCTTGTTTGAACAAATCAATGACTATCTAAAGACAAATTCTTACAAAGAATACTCTTTCAAAGATAGGTTAGACTCTTTTTTTGATTACTTGCATCTTACCATCCAATACAAAATCAAATTCTCCAACATTAAAAGTCAGGCAATGCGATTCACAAAAGGAATGCGTGGAGGTTCCAAATTACGTTCTAAAATTACCTTTTCAAAAAATCTGGAAGAATTAGAAAAGATAATGAATGAGGCATATTTTATTTCTTAA
- a CDS encoding thrombospondin type 3 repeat-containing protein, translated as MKQHYLLGFLLLLTLSIGMSPSIYANQAIDTDGDGVPNSEDFCPNLLEDYDPQYGDNIDGCPADFVPWYDADYDGIQDHVDNCPTVKETYNKFQDEDGCPDLSPDGAKGVADSDGDGYPDYLDLCPNRPETFNGIDDTDGCPDDELNLLDRDQDGISDSKDACPLEPETYNRFQDTDGCPDVIDGVPSTYTFPDADGDGIDDRWDQCLNEPENHNGFQDRDGCIDIPGVDSDGFIDSDYDSIGDDVDACPLERENFNKFQDEDGCPDVLELSISGDTDGDGILNSFDDCPYQPETYNKFQDSDGCPDTLFDNKYSSDSDGDGIVDNIDLCPNQPETFNGFKDTDGCPDNFSSTLDSDRDGILDISDDCPTQPETYNGFKDTDGCPDSIDSIISTYTFPDTDGDGIEDRWDSCISLKENFNGFLDDDGCPDTPGFSKSALLDTDYDGIPDERDMCPTIGERYNGFQDDDGCPDTIAYDSTADADFDGIIDSVDQCPYSKETYNRFQDTDGCPDSLVDGYSTHDSDGDGIVDNIDLCPNQPETFNGFKDTDGCPDNFSSTLDSDRDGILDISDDCPTQPETYNGFQDTDGCPDSIGTVTSSYSFPDADGDGIDDRWDSCIDEQENFNGYLDWDGCPDVLAAASTTPTRYDSDGDGFYDGIDSCPTSPETWNKYNDHDGCPDTAPEQQRFVHDDDLDDIINDEDLCPLDPEDYDGDRDEDGCPDY; from the coding sequence ATGAAACAACACTATCTTTTAGGATTTTTACTTTTACTCACCCTATCCATAGGAATGTCTCCCAGTATCTATGCAAATCAAGCAATTGATACTGATGGTGACGGTGTCCCAAACAGTGAAGATTTTTGTCCTAATCTTCTAGAAGACTATGATCCTCAATATGGTGACAATATTGACGGTTGTCCTGCAGACTTTGTTCCTTGGTATGATGCTGATTATGACGGTATACAAGACCATGTTGATAACTGTCCAACTGTAAAAGAAACTTACAACAAGTTCCAAGATGAAGACGGCTGTCCTGATTTGTCCCCTGACGGTGCAAAAGGAGTTGCTGATTCTGATGGTGATGGTTATCCTGATTATCTAGACTTGTGTCCAAACCGACCTGAAACATTTAATGGAATTGATGATACTGACGGTTGTCCTGATGATGAATTAAATTTACTAGACCGTGATCAAGACGGAATATCTGACAGCAAAGATGCATGTCCGCTAGAACCTGAAACCTATAATAGATTCCAAGACACTGACGGCTGTCCTGATGTAATTGATGGTGTTCCCTCAACTTACACATTCCCAGATGCTGATGGTGATGGAATAGATGATAGATGGGATCAGTGTCTAAATGAGCCTGAAAATCACAACGGATTCCAAGATAGAGATGGATGTATAGATATTCCAGGTGTTGACTCTGATGGTTTTATTGATTCTGATTATGACAGTATTGGTGATGATGTTGATGCATGTCCACTAGAACGTGAAAATTTCAATAAATTCCAAGATGAAGACGGTTGCCCTGATGTTTTAGAATTATCAATTAGTGGAGACACTGATGGTGATGGAATACTAAATTCATTTGATGACTGTCCATATCAACCTGAAACATATAACAAGTTCCAAGACTCTGATGGCTGCCCAGATACTTTATTTGATAACAAATATTCTTCTGATTCTGATGGTGATGGAATAGTTGATAACATTGATTTGTGTCCAAATCAACCTGAAACCTTCAATGGATTCAAAGACACTGACGGTTGTCCAGATAATTTCTCTTCTACTCTTGATTCAGATAGAGATGGCATTTTAGATATCTCTGATGATTGTCCTACACAACCTGAAACTTACAATGGATTCAAAGACACTGACGGTTGTCCAGATTCTATAGATTCTATAATCTCAACTTACACATTCCCAGACACTGATGGTGATGGAATCGAAGATAGATGGGACTCCTGTATTTCTTTGAAAGAAAACTTTAATGGATTTTTAGATGATGACGGTTGTCCAGATACTCCTGGATTCTCAAAATCTGCATTACTTGACACTGACTATGATGGAATTCCAGATGAACGCGATATGTGTCCTACAATTGGTGAACGATATAACGGATTCCAAGATGATGACGGTTGCCCAGACACTATTGCATATGATTCAACTGCAGATGCCGATTTTGATGGAATAATTGATAGCGTTGATCAGTGTCCTTATAGTAAAGAAACTTACAATAGATTCCAAGACACTGACGGTTGCCCTGATTCTCTTGTAGATGGTTATTCTACTCATGATTCTGATGGTGATGGAATAGTTGATAACATTGATTTGTGTCCAAATCAACCTGAAACCTTCAATGGATTCAAAGACACTGACGGTTGCCCAGATAATTTCTCTTCTACTCTTGATTCAGATAGAGATGGCATTTTAGATATCTCTGATGATTGTCCTACACAACCTGAAACTTACAATGGATTCCAAGACACTGACGGTTGTCCAGATTCTATAGGAACTGTAACTTCTTCATACTCTTTCCCAGACGCTGATGGTGATGGAATAGATGATAGATGGGATTCATGTATTGATGAGCAAGAGAACTTTAATGGATACTTGGACTGGGACGGTTGCCCTGATGTATTGGCAGCAGCATCCACTACTCCTACAAGATATGATTCTGATGGTGATGGATTTTATGATGGAATTGACTCTTGTCCAACAAGTCCTGAGACCTGGAACAAATACAATGATCATGACGGTTGCCCAGATACTGCTCCAGAACAACAAAGATTTGTTCATGATGATGATCTAGATGATATCATTAATGATGAAGACTTGTGTCCTCTAGATCCTGAAGACTATGATGGTGATAGAGATGAAGACGGCTGTCCTGACTACTAA